A window of the Radiobacillus deserti genome harbors these coding sequences:
- a CDS encoding cysteine desulfurase family protein, translated as MEPIYLDHAATTPVHPDVIAEMQDMLTDVFGNPSSIHSFGRKARHLLDEAREIAASSIGTKEKNIVFTSGGTEADNLALIGTALANKDKGNHIITSQIEHHATLHAAHYLEKHGFEVTYLPVDETGRVRLEDVQRALKEQTIVVSIMAVNNETGVIQPIQEIGELLQQHPAYFHTDAVQAFGLMDIHVDDWKVDLLSVSSHKINGPKGIGFLYVREGVKMTNLQFGGEQERKRRPGTENLVGIRGFQKAIEISQQERELRTKKYSLYKKIFLDTLKENDVNFSINGEESHMIPNIINISFPRTNVEALLTNFDLEGIASSSGSACTAGSVDPSHVLSAMFGADHDKTKNSVRFSFGLANTEENVKEAAGKVSKVISRLAKD; from the coding sequence ATGGAACCCATATATTTAGATCATGCTGCAACGACACCTGTACATCCTGACGTTATTGCGGAAATGCAAGACATGCTAACGGATGTATTTGGTAACCCTTCAAGTATTCACTCATTCGGAAGAAAAGCTCGACATCTATTGGATGAAGCGAGAGAAATAGCTGCCTCTAGTATAGGCACAAAGGAAAAGAACATTGTGTTTACGAGTGGTGGAACGGAAGCTGATAATCTTGCTTTGATTGGAACAGCGCTTGCAAACAAGGATAAAGGAAATCACATTATTACGTCCCAAATCGAACATCATGCTACACTACATGCAGCCCATTATTTAGAAAAACACGGTTTTGAAGTAACCTATTTACCTGTTGATGAAACTGGTCGGGTTCGTTTGGAGGACGTACAACGTGCTTTAAAGGAGCAAACTATCGTCGTTTCCATTATGGCCGTAAACAACGAAACTGGTGTGATCCAACCCATCCAAGAAATTGGAGAGCTACTGCAACAGCATCCGGCTTATTTCCATACAGATGCGGTACAAGCATTCGGACTCATGGACATACATGTAGATGATTGGAAAGTTGATTTGCTTTCCGTGTCTTCCCATAAAATCAATGGGCCGAAAGGTATTGGTTTTCTATACGTCCGAGAAGGGGTTAAAATGACAAATCTTCAGTTCGGAGGAGAGCAGGAGCGGAAACGACGCCCTGGTACCGAGAACTTAGTTGGTATCCGAGGCTTTCAAAAAGCAATTGAAATTAGTCAGCAAGAACGCGAGCTTCGAACCAAGAAATATAGCTTATATAAAAAAATCTTCTTGGATACATTAAAAGAAAATGACGTGAATTTTTCTATAAATGGAGAGGAATCGCACATGATCCCGAACATTATAAATATAAGCTTCCCACGTACAAATGTGGAAGCATTATTGACGAATTTTGATTTGGAGGGCATCGCTTCCTCCAGTGGAAGTGCATGTACAGCAGGGTCTGTTGACCCTTCTCATGTCTTATCTGCTATGTTCGGTGCGGATCATGACAAAACCAAAAACTCTGTTCGGTTTAGTTTTGGTCTGGCTAATACAGAGGAAAATGTTAAAGAAGCGGCCGGAAAAGTAAGTAAAGTAATAAGTCGCTTAGCAAAGGATTAG
- the recD2 gene encoding SF1B family DNA helicase RecD2, translated as MEKEQKKGFIKGELIHTIFTNEHEHFSIAKINVLETDEEIEEKELVVKGYFTRLDPGESYLFQGEFENHKRFGKQYNVHHYERFIPETIDGVVAYLSSDLFYGIGKKTAQKIVDILGETAISQILNDASVLQKIPGLKAEQAEQLRRSLQEHQGFEHIVVNLSKYGFGLKMAQKIYEAYKDKALEVLENDPYQFVFDIEGFGFQRADEVAARKGIEKNHPSRIQAGCVYVLHQSTFNGHVYLPLEDLITNVEQLLNQRSNDVSFDEISKEVVNLNTAQKIIVQESKAYLPSLYYAETGFCSQLHRIMSETIDEEVPTADLLKIVGSLEEEESLSYGKKQFQAIEQALHSKVMILTGGPGTGKTTVIKGIINAYSGLFDLSLDPRDYDQDRAFPFLLTAPTGRAAKRLSESTGLPAMTIHRLLGWNGHETFEKDNENQLSGKLIVIDEFSMVDTWLANQLFRAIPRDMRVLIVGDEDQLPSVGPGQVLADLLASQKIPSIQLDEVYRQKEGSKIIQLAHEIKNNTCTTGSLEKDADFNFISCGEHQVVDVVNQIVQKAYEKGVDMRDVQILAPMYKTRAGIHQINQQIQSIVNPPSKQKRHIKWGDVEYRTGDKVIQLVNQPEDGVFNGDIGEIVAIFKENETEDKTEQIVISFDEKEVLYLKKDLNHIMHAYCTSIHKSQGSEFQIVVLPVVPSYRRMLRKNLLYTAITRSKSSLIICGDKQSFLQGIKGEDTNMRYTSLVTFLNELFKIDQQVGVAEEEAEEELSPYDFL; from the coding sequence ATGGAAAAGGAACAGAAGAAAGGGTTCATAAAGGGTGAACTCATTCATACCATTTTTACAAATGAACACGAACACTTTTCCATTGCTAAGATTAACGTTCTAGAAACGGACGAAGAAATCGAGGAAAAAGAGCTCGTTGTAAAAGGGTATTTTACTCGTCTTGATCCAGGAGAATCGTATCTTTTTCAGGGAGAATTTGAGAACCATAAACGTTTTGGAAAACAATATAACGTCCACCATTATGAGCGTTTTATACCGGAGACCATAGATGGCGTTGTTGCTTATTTATCTAGTGACTTGTTTTACGGAATTGGAAAAAAGACAGCTCAGAAAATCGTAGATATATTAGGAGAAACAGCCATTAGTCAGATTTTAAATGATGCTTCCGTGCTTCAGAAAATTCCAGGCTTAAAGGCAGAGCAAGCCGAGCAACTTCGTCGTTCCTTGCAAGAGCATCAGGGATTTGAACATATTGTCGTTAATCTGTCCAAATACGGATTTGGATTAAAAATGGCTCAAAAAATTTATGAAGCATACAAGGACAAGGCTCTAGAAGTGTTAGAGAATGATCCATATCAATTTGTGTTTGATATTGAGGGCTTCGGGTTTCAGCGTGCAGATGAGGTAGCTGCTAGAAAAGGGATTGAAAAGAATCATCCTAGTCGTATTCAAGCGGGTTGTGTGTATGTTTTACATCAAAGCACATTTAATGGCCATGTTTATTTACCGTTGGAGGATTTAATCACAAATGTTGAGCAGCTTCTTAATCAACGTTCGAACGATGTTTCATTTGATGAGATTTCGAAAGAGGTTGTTAACCTAAATACAGCTCAGAAGATAATTGTACAGGAGTCAAAGGCGTATTTACCAAGTTTGTATTATGCGGAAACAGGGTTTTGCTCGCAATTACACCGAATTATGAGTGAAACGATAGATGAGGAAGTTCCAACTGCGGACCTTTTAAAAATCGTAGGTTCCCTAGAAGAAGAAGAATCGCTTAGCTATGGAAAAAAACAGTTTCAGGCAATTGAGCAAGCCTTACATTCTAAAGTGATGATTTTAACTGGGGGGCCTGGTACGGGAAAAACCACTGTAATAAAAGGGATTATTAATGCGTATTCTGGACTCTTTGATTTATCATTAGACCCTAGAGATTATGACCAAGATCGGGCTTTTCCGTTTTTATTAACTGCACCAACAGGTCGAGCAGCCAAGCGCTTATCAGAATCAACAGGGCTTCCAGCCATGACGATTCACCGGTTACTTGGATGGAACGGACACGAAACGTTTGAGAAGGACAATGAGAATCAGTTATCTGGAAAGCTTATCGTCATTGATGAGTTTTCGATGGTGGATACATGGCTTGCTAACCAATTATTTCGAGCCATCCCTAGAGATATGCGAGTCTTAATTGTTGGAGATGAAGATCAGCTCCCTTCTGTAGGCCCTGGACAAGTACTTGCAGATTTATTGGCAAGTCAGAAGATTCCTTCCATCCAACTAGATGAGGTATATCGTCAAAAGGAAGGGTCTAAAATCATTCAGCTCGCCCATGAAATTAAAAATAATACATGTACTACTGGCTCCCTAGAAAAAGATGCTGATTTTAATTTTATTTCATGTGGGGAGCATCAAGTGGTAGACGTTGTGAATCAAATCGTCCAAAAAGCGTACGAAAAAGGGGTGGATATGCGAGACGTACAAATCCTTGCTCCTATGTACAAGACGAGGGCTGGTATCCATCAAATTAATCAACAGATACAATCTATCGTGAATCCGCCTAGTAAACAGAAACGTCATATTAAGTGGGGAGACGTGGAATATCGAACAGGAGACAAAGTGATTCAGCTCGTGAATCAGCCAGAAGATGGGGTTTTTAACGGAGACATCGGAGAAATTGTTGCGATTTTTAAAGAAAATGAAACGGAAGATAAGACCGAACAAATTGTTATCTCATTTGATGAAAAAGAAGTCCTGTATTTGAAGAAAGATCTAAATCATATCATGCATGCCTACTGCACTTCTATTCATAAATCACAAGGAAGTGAGTTTCAGATTGTCGTGTTACCGGTAGTACCGAGTTACCGACGTATGCTTCGTAAAAATTTATTATATACTGCAATTACAAGAAGTAAGAGTTCCTTAATTATTTGTGGGGACAAGCAATCCTTCTTACAAGGAATAAAAGGAGAAGACACGAATATGAGATATACATCCTTGGTTACTTTTTTAAATGAGTTGTTTAAGATTGACCAACAGGTAGGGGTAGCGGAGGAAGAAGCAGAAGAAGAACTGTCTCCATATGACTTTTTATAA
- the cymR gene encoding cysteine metabolism transcriptional regulator CymR, with the protein MKISTKGRYGLTIMIELAKSYGDGPVSLKTIARENHLSEHYLEQLVAPLRNASLVKSIRGAYGGYMLAKEPDQITAGDVIRILEGPITPVEGIEDEEPAKQALWIRIRDAVKNVLDTTTLEDLMKYGDGESQEPYMFYI; encoded by the coding sequence ATGAAGATCTCAACCAAGGGACGTTACGGCTTAACCATCATGATTGAGTTGGCAAAAAGCTATGGAGATGGACCCGTATCGTTAAAGACAATTGCGCGAGAGAATCACTTATCCGAACATTATTTAGAGCAATTGGTGGCTCCGTTGCGAAATGCATCGCTTGTAAAAAGCATCCGAGGTGCCTATGGTGGATATATGCTTGCTAAGGAACCAGATCAAATAACGGCCGGTGATGTAATTCGTATATTAGAAGGCCCTATCACTCCGGTTGAAGGAATTGAAGATGAAGAACCCGCGAAGCAAGCTTTATGGATACGAATAAGAGATGCGGTAAAAAATGTGTTAGATACAACAACGTTGGAGGATTTAATGAAGTATGGGGACGGAGAAAGCCAAGAACCATATATGTTTTATATATAA
- a CDS encoding RsfA family transcriptional regulator, which translates to MVKVRQDAWSHEDDLLLAETVLRHIREGSTQLNAFEEVGDKLNRTSAACGFRWNAEVRQKYDQAVAIAKRQRKEKKRAEAKEKKTTSSRQSSIPTFHTPAYESETADEIDMNRVTVEAYREPITSTQSLDLDTVIHYLKNMKKDVQESSRSKDSLEKIEQEKQALLKDKEELERKVNLLQNQLTTIQEDYQVLIQIMDRARKMVVFDDKEDIPSPAFRMEKNGNLEQVAR; encoded by the coding sequence TTGGTAAAAGTAAGACAAGACGCATGGTCCCACGAAGATGATTTACTATTGGCAGAAACGGTTCTGCGTCATATTCGTGAAGGAAGTACACAATTAAACGCATTCGAGGAAGTAGGAGATAAGCTAAATCGCACATCTGCTGCTTGCGGATTTCGTTGGAATGCAGAAGTAAGACAAAAATACGATCAAGCCGTTGCCATTGCAAAGAGACAAAGGAAAGAGAAAAAGAGAGCAGAGGCAAAGGAGAAGAAGACGACAAGTTCAAGGCAAAGCTCTATTCCTACCTTTCACACTCCTGCTTATGAAAGTGAAACGGCTGATGAAATCGATATGAACCGTGTGACAGTTGAAGCATATAGAGAACCCATTACTTCGACTCAATCACTAGACTTAGATACCGTGATCCATTATTTAAAAAACATGAAAAAAGATGTTCAAGAATCCAGTAGGTCCAAGGATAGTTTAGAGAAAATAGAACAAGAGAAACAAGCCCTTCTGAAAGATAAAGAAGAGCTTGAACGAAAGGTAAATCTATTACAAAATCAGCTTACTACGATACAAGAAGATTATCAGGTATTAATCCAAATTATGGATCGAGCGAGAAAAATGGTTGTCTTTGATGACAAAGAGGATATCCCGTCTCCCGCTTTCCGAATGGAAAAGAACGGCAATCTAGAGCAAGTTGCGAGATAA
- a CDS encoding tetratricopeptide repeat protein — MDKLNEGIKYMQEQEYEKAAKLFNDSIEENPNDPLGYINFGNLLLHINELEKAERFFLKAIELDDQAGTAFYGLGNVYFEKSLFEKAQEQFQKAIQLGLEEADVFLMVGLSLQNLDHQKLALPYFQRATELNPEDEVALFQYGLSLAETNQIDLAQQTFFQVLKINPKHSDAHYNLGVSYLYKEDVNLAMDHFNKALDIQPEHMLAQHAKAKIEEINQHSNGE, encoded by the coding sequence GTGGACAAATTAAATGAAGGTATCAAATATATGCAGGAACAAGAATATGAAAAAGCAGCAAAGCTGTTTAATGATTCGATAGAAGAAAATCCGAATGATCCATTAGGATATATTAACTTTGGAAATTTACTTCTCCATATAAATGAGTTAGAGAAGGCGGAGCGTTTTTTCCTTAAAGCGATTGAATTGGATGACCAAGCTGGTACCGCTTTTTATGGGCTGGGCAACGTTTATTTTGAAAAATCGTTGTTTGAAAAAGCACAGGAACAATTTCAAAAAGCTATTCAGCTAGGCTTGGAAGAAGCGGACGTATTTCTAATGGTTGGGTTATCGTTACAGAACCTGGATCATCAGAAGCTTGCGCTACCCTATTTTCAACGCGCAACAGAGCTTAATCCTGAGGATGAAGTGGCGTTATTTCAATATGGATTATCACTCGCAGAGACAAATCAAATTGATTTAGCACAGCAAACCTTCTTTCAAGTATTAAAAATCAATCCAAAGCATAGTGACGCCCACTATAATCTTGGAGTATCTTATTTATATAAAGAAGATGTGAATCTAGCGATGGATCATTTTAATAAGGCACTAGATATTCAACCTGAACATATGTTAGCCCAACATGCGAAAGCAAAGATTGAAGAAATAAACCAGCATTCAAACGGAGAATAA
- a CDS encoding AI-2E family transporter, translated as MFTTDKQLKILYNIIIAILAVLFIYLLTKLFPLYKTFITIIIRILTPFIIAGIIAFLLHPLIEKLHKFKYPRWFAILLIYSLFFGGIGYLFYETYPIVLQQLNDLKNNLPVFMDQYRNIITEVYDSTSFLPEKVHDKMDVLLLEAENWLANVLTTAVKDLTKVMDIVIIITVIPVIVFYMLKDFMLIKRVMWKLTPKKYRIESTQLVSDIEESLSGYIRGQLLVCLFVGITSFLLLWFFGMRYPLLFSIIMGVTNLIPYFGPILGAIPAVIIAFTISTKMVVYVIISVFVVQIIEGNLLSPLIVGKSVHVHPLLIILALLIGGEVSGIIGMLLAVPILTVLNVIFHHWNAIKATR; from the coding sequence ATGTTCACGACAGACAAACAACTTAAGATTTTGTACAACATTATAATTGCGATATTAGCGGTCCTGTTTATCTATTTACTAACGAAGCTATTCCCGCTATATAAAACGTTTATTACGATTATCATTAGGATATTAACGCCATTTATTATCGCGGGAATTATCGCATTTTTGTTACATCCACTCATTGAGAAGCTACATAAGTTTAAGTATCCGAGATGGTTTGCCATTTTACTAATATATAGTCTATTTTTCGGTGGAATCGGCTATCTATTTTATGAAACGTATCCCATCGTGCTGCAGCAATTAAATGATTTAAAAAACAATCTACCAGTTTTTATGGATCAGTATCGGAACATCATTACAGAGGTGTATGATAGTACGTCCTTCTTACCGGAAAAAGTACATGATAAAATGGACGTCCTTTTATTAGAGGCCGAAAATTGGTTAGCCAACGTGCTAACGACTGCTGTAAAAGATTTAACGAAGGTCATGGACATCGTTATCATCATAACTGTAATTCCAGTCATCGTGTTTTATATGCTAAAGGATTTTATGCTCATAAAACGTGTCATGTGGAAGCTTACCCCAAAAAAATATCGAATTGAAAGTACACAGCTTGTTTCAGATATTGAAGAAAGCTTAAGTGGCTATATTAGGGGGCAACTTTTAGTCTGCCTATTTGTTGGGATTACGAGTTTTCTATTGCTATGGTTTTTTGGAATGAGGTATCCGTTGTTATTTTCCATCATTATGGGGGTCACGAATTTAATTCCTTATTTTGGCCCTATTTTAGGTGCAATTCCTGCGGTTATTATCGCCTTTACAATATCCACGAAAATGGTCGTATATGTAATTATCTCGGTATTTGTGGTGCAAATTATTGAAGGAAACTTACTATCCCCATTAATTGTAGGGAAAAGTGTTCACGTTCATCCATTACTTATCATTTTAGCTTTGCTAATTGGTGGAGAAGTAAGCGGAATAATCGGGATGCTCCTAGCTGTTCCTATTCTTACAGTTCTTAATGTAATCTTCCATCATTGGAATGCCATAAAGGCTACACGTTGA
- a CDS encoding YczE/YyaS/YitT family protein, whose amino-acid sequence MTVSDKKLYRGEIQKRWTFFVGGLILLALGIALTIKGKDLGISPWDVFHYGLSLHFGLTVGLWSILAGLTIVLVTSLFTRSVPRIGTFLNMILVGLFIDFFNWLLPDVELFWIEVLVFILGIFISAYGVGIYVAPNLGAGPRDSVMLLINKATGWKVSRVRNGIELLVCVAGFFLGGPVGIGTILIVLCMGHIIGYAIPQSEQLLNYVIRRGDRDEDLNQGTLRLNHHD is encoded by the coding sequence ATGACTGTGTCAGATAAAAAATTATATAGAGGAGAAATCCAAAAAAGATGGACGTTCTTTGTTGGAGGACTAATCTTATTAGCACTAGGCATTGCATTAACTATAAAAGGTAAAGACTTAGGCATCAGTCCTTGGGATGTTTTTCATTATGGATTGTCTCTCCATTTTGGTTTAACAGTAGGACTTTGGTCGATATTAGCAGGTTTGACGATTGTCCTTGTGACGAGCCTATTTACACGAAGCGTTCCCCGAATTGGAACATTTTTAAATATGATTTTAGTAGGCTTATTTATAGACTTTTTCAACTGGCTTCTTCCAGATGTTGAACTCTTTTGGATAGAAGTCCTCGTCTTCATTTTGGGAATATTTATTTCCGCTTATGGAGTAGGGATTTATGTTGCCCCAAATTTAGGCGCAGGTCCACGAGATAGTGTTATGCTCCTTATTAATAAAGCAACCGGTTGGAAAGTATCCCGTGTACGAAATGGAATTGAACTCCTTGTATGTGTAGCTGGATTTTTTTTAGGAGGACCAGTCGGGATTGGGACCATTTTGATTGTGTTGTGTATGGGTCATATTATTGGGTATGCCATTCCGCAATCAGAGCAATTACTGAATTACGTAATAAGAAGAGGTGATCGAGATGAAGATCTCAACCAAGGGACGTTACGGCTTAACCATCATGATTGA
- the mnmA gene encoding tRNA 2-thiouridine(34) synthase MnmA, translating into MTDNKNIRVVVGMSGGVDSSVAALLLKQQGYDVVGIFMKNWDDTDENGVCTATEDFSDVVRVCNQLDIPYYSVNFEKQYWDKVFTYFLDEYKAGRTPNPDVMCNKEIKFKAFLEHAMSLGADYLATGHYAQVKRDGDQVQLIRGNDDNKDQTYFLNQLSQSVLSKVMFPIGHLPKSEVRRIAKEHDLATATKKDSTGICFIGERNFKEFLSEYLPAQPGKMMTLQGEVKGSHDGLMYYTIGQRQGLGIGGAGEPWFVVGKNLKDNVLYVEQGAETDYLNSDALIATDLNWVNEQPLTEPFECTAKFRYRQKDSKVTVHPLENGRVKVVFHQTERAVTPGQAVVFYQDEVCLGGGTIDEVQKNERALEYVG; encoded by the coding sequence ATGACAGATAACAAAAATATTCGAGTAGTTGTCGGCATGAGTGGAGGAGTTGATTCTTCTGTAGCAGCTTTACTTTTGAAGCAGCAAGGTTATGATGTTGTCGGTATTTTTATGAAAAACTGGGATGATACCGATGAAAATGGAGTCTGTACCGCAACAGAGGATTTCAGTGATGTTGTACGCGTTTGTAATCAACTCGATATTCCATATTACTCTGTAAATTTTGAAAAACAGTATTGGGATAAAGTATTTACTTACTTCCTAGATGAATATAAAGCTGGTCGAACTCCGAACCCAGACGTTATGTGCAATAAAGAAATTAAATTTAAAGCCTTTTTGGAGCATGCCATGTCCCTAGGTGCGGATTATTTAGCAACTGGGCATTATGCTCAAGTGAAACGAGATGGAGATCAAGTACAATTAATTCGTGGGAATGATGATAACAAAGATCAAACGTATTTCTTGAACCAATTGTCACAATCTGTATTATCCAAAGTGATGTTTCCAATTGGCCATTTACCTAAATCAGAAGTTCGTCGCATTGCGAAGGAGCATGATTTAGCTACAGCTACTAAAAAAGATAGTACTGGTATTTGCTTTATTGGAGAAAGAAATTTCAAAGAGTTTTTAAGTGAATATCTCCCTGCACAGCCAGGAAAAATGATGACATTGCAAGGAGAAGTGAAAGGTAGCCATGATGGGCTAATGTATTATACAATTGGCCAACGCCAAGGTTTAGGTATTGGTGGTGCTGGAGAACCGTGGTTTGTTGTTGGTAAAAATCTAAAGGACAACGTTCTTTATGTAGAACAAGGTGCAGAGACAGACTATCTTAATTCTGATGCCTTGATCGCCACAGATCTAAATTGGGTTAATGAACAACCGTTAACGGAACCATTCGAATGTACGGCAAAATTCCGCTATCGCCAAAAAGATAGTAAGGTTACCGTCCATCCATTAGAAAACGGCAGAGTAAAAGTAGTCTTTCATCAAACAGAGCGTGCCGTAACGCCAGGACAAGCTGTCGTGTTTTATCAAGATGAGGTATGTTTGGGTGGAGGAACTATTGATGAAGTTCAAAAAAATGAACGTGCTTTAGAATATGTAGGCTAA
- a CDS encoding replication-associated recombination protein A has product MNHKPLAFRMRPKNIDEIIGQTHLVGAGKMVRRMIDANRLASMILFGPPGTGKTSMAMALAKSLNLRYKILNAVVDKKKDMEIVVEEAKMSGSLVLILDEVHRLDKGKQDFLLPHLESNLITLIGCTTSNPYHSINPAIRSRCHLFELYRLEIEHVKEALSRAITDREEGLGDLPLLVTEEAIEHFANSSNGDLRAALNGLELAAFSTPEKEGQIYIDLSIAEECMQKKSFSHDKNGDAHYDVLSAFQKSIRGSDVNASLHYLGRLIEAGDLDSIARRMIVIAYEDIGLANPQAGPRALAAVEAAERIGFPEARIPLSVAVVELALSPKSNSAYKALDDALHDIRTGSSGDIPAHLKDAHYSGAAKLGRGVDYKYPHNYEGSWIEQQYLPDTLRNKTYYQPKATGKFEQSLKTVYEKILDKQQKK; this is encoded by the coding sequence GTGAATCACAAACCGTTAGCTTTTCGAATGCGTCCTAAAAACATTGATGAAATCATTGGTCAAACTCATTTAGTAGGAGCTGGTAAAATGGTTCGGCGGATGATTGACGCCAACCGTTTAGCTTCCATGATTCTATTCGGGCCTCCAGGCACTGGAAAAACCTCTATGGCTATGGCATTGGCGAAGTCATTAAACTTACGCTATAAAATATTAAACGCGGTCGTTGATAAGAAAAAGGATATGGAAATTGTCGTTGAAGAAGCAAAGATGTCTGGATCACTTGTGTTAATTCTAGATGAAGTGCATCGATTAGATAAGGGAAAACAAGACTTTCTATTACCACATTTAGAAAGTAACTTAATTACCTTGATAGGATGCACAACTAGTAATCCATACCATTCTATCAACCCTGCGATTCGTAGCAGATGTCATTTATTCGAGCTATACCGATTAGAAATAGAACATGTCAAAGAAGCTTTGTCCAGAGCCATAACAGATCGTGAAGAAGGGTTAGGCGATCTTCCCCTACTCGTGACAGAGGAAGCTATCGAGCATTTTGCAAATTCCTCCAATGGGGATCTTCGTGCTGCACTTAATGGGTTAGAGCTAGCTGCGTTTTCTACGCCAGAGAAGGAAGGACAAATTTATATTGACTTATCTATTGCAGAAGAATGTATGCAAAAAAAGAGCTTCTCGCACGACAAAAATGGGGATGCACACTATGATGTTCTATCTGCTTTTCAAAAGTCGATTCGTGGAAGTGATGTAAACGCATCTCTTCATTATTTAGGTCGATTAATAGAAGCTGGTGATTTAGATAGTATCGCACGTAGAATGATTGTGATTGCCTACGAAGATATTGGTCTAGCAAATCCACAAGCAGGACCGCGAGCCCTTGCTGCGGTGGAAGCAGCAGAACGAATTGGCTTTCCGGAAGCAAGAATTCCACTTTCAGTTGCTGTTGTAGAATTAGCCTTATCCCCTAAATCCAATAGTGCATATAAAGCATTGGATGATGCATTACATGATATTCGAACAGGGTCCTCTGGTGACATACCTGCACACCTAAAGGATGCCCACTATTCTGGAGCAGCTAAATTAGGTAGAGGTGTCGACTATAAATACCCACATAATTACGAAGGAAGCTGGATTGAGCAACAATACTTGCCTGATACATTACGAAATAAAACCTATTATCAACCAAAAGCTACAGGTAAGTTCGAGCAATCATTAAAGACGGTCTATGAGAAAATACTAGATAAACAGCAGAAAAAATAA
- a CDS encoding DUF2797 domain-containing protein — MYCPNCKGKNIGKIGNQQYYCWNCFIELSLENEVLDVHQVEEDGTLSSLNDLYSEDERTLHM, encoded by the coding sequence ATGTATTGTCCAAATTGTAAAGGCAAAAACATCGGGAAAATTGGAAATCAACAATATTATTGCTGGAATTGTTTTATTGAACTTTCCTTAGAAAATGAAGTATTGGACGTTCATCAAGTAGAGGAGGATGGTACGTTAAGTTCCTTAAACGATTTATATTCAGAGGATGAAAGAACGCTACATATGTAG